AAACCTCAACTTTGGAGAAGTGTCCCCATCGGCTTACCCATCGGCTTATGCTTAAAAGGTTTGTGTAATATTTATTAGATATTCTTTGAATTCTTCTCTTAGTTCATCTCGTTTGAGCGCAAATTCTACTGTGGCTTGCAAAAATCCCATTTTATTCCCTACGTCATAGCGTTTGCCTATAAAATCGTAAGCATACATTGGTTCTTCTTTTGCAAGTTTATTGAGTGCATCTGTAAGCTGTATCTCTCCGCCTGCACCTATTTCTTGTTTTTCCAGGTATTTAAAAATTGCTGGTGTAATAATGTATCTGCCAAGAACAGCTACATTTGAAGGTGCTTTGTCAACTGGTGGTTTTTCAACCATGTCATTAACTTTATATACCTTATCTTCTATTTGTATGCCGTCTACAATACCATATTTGTTGACATCTTTTTTATCTACAGTTTGAACACCGAGTACAGATGCATTGTATTTTTCATAGACCTCTATCATTTGTTTAAGTGCAGGTTTTTCAGAATCAATAACGTCATCTCCAAGAAGCACTGCAAAAGGTTCTTCTCCTATAAAGGTCTTTGCAGTAAGCACTGCATGTCCAAGGCCTTTGGGCTCTTTTTGTCTTATGTAGTAGATATTGGCTATTTGCGAAACAGACTTCGCTATTTCAAGGAGTTCTTTGTCCTGTTTTTTCTCAAGTTCCATCTCAAGTTCTACTGATTTGTCAAAGTGATCTTCGATCGCTTTTTTTGTACGTCCTGTAACGATAATAATATCTTGTATCCCTGAGGCCACTGCTTCTTCTACTATATATTGAATAGTCGGTTTGTCTACAATAGGCAACATCTCTTTGGGTTGCGCTTTGGTTGCAGGCAAAAACCTCGTACCTAAGCCTGCTGCTGGTATTATTGCTTTTTTAATAGTACTCATAACATGCCCCCTTAATTTATCTGTATGATCTACTCCTAGGTTGTTGTTAATTTGCAACAATCATATATATATTATCACTTATAAGCTTTCCTTGCATTAAAATTTTATACTCGATGTATATTTTTATGCCTTTTTCCAAAATATACACTTCACACTTTTTAGTAATAATCTGTATTTCCATTTCACCATAAGGCGTGTAATAGATAGTTGTATGCGGTTTTTCAGTATCAAATTCCAAGTTGCCTTTTAAAGCCCCTTGTCTCTTAACAGAAACGATGCCATTTTTTGTTTTAATAATTGTAGAAACGCTCATTTCATCATCTTTATAAGTAATATAGACACTTTCATTTCTAAAAGCTAA
This genomic window from Cellulosilyticum sp. I15G10I2 contains:
- the galU gene encoding UTP--glucose-1-phosphate uridylyltransferase GalU; translation: MSTIKKAIIPAAGLGTRFLPATKAQPKEMLPIVDKPTIQYIVEEAVASGIQDIIIVTGRTKKAIEDHFDKSVELEMELEKKQDKELLEIAKSVSQIANIYYIRQKEPKGLGHAVLTAKTFIGEEPFAVLLGDDVIDSEKPALKQMIEVYEKYNASVLGVQTVDKKDVNKYGIVDGIQIEDKVYKVNDMVEKPPVDKAPSNVAVLGRYIITPAIFKYLEKQEIGAGGEIQLTDALNKLAKEEPMYAYDFIGKRYDVGNKMGFLQATVEFALKRDELREEFKEYLINITQTF
- a CDS encoding DUF1934 domain-containing protein, producing the protein MKDINIKVYDKQTYETHDDTKETEFQGQLAFRNESVYITYKDDEMSVSTIIKTKNGIVSVKRQGALKGNLEFDTEKPHTTIYYTPYGEMEIQIITKKCEVYILEKGIKIYIEYKILMQGKLISDNIYMIVAN